A portion of the Eulemur rufifrons isolate Redbay chromosome 30, OSU_ERuf_1, whole genome shotgun sequence genome contains these proteins:
- the LOC138378272 gene encoding protein SET-like, producing the protein MAPKRQSLLPPQKKKPRLPTAPRPEDASASPGLPKKKEKEQQEAIQHIDEIQNEIDRLNEQASEEILKVGQKYNKLHQPFFQKRSKLIAKIPNFGVRTFVNHPQVSALLGEEDEEALHYLTRVEVTEFEDIKSGYRIDFYFDENPYFENKVLSEEFHLNESGDPSSKSTEIKWKSGKDLTKRSSQMQNKASRKRQHEEPESFFTWFTDYSDAGADELGEVIKDDIWPNPLQYYLVPDMDDEEGKGEEDDDDDEEEEGLEDIDEEGDEDEGEEDEDDDEGEEGEEDEGEDD; encoded by the coding sequence ATGGCCCCCAAACGCCAGTCTCTGCTCCCACCTCAGAAGAAGAAACCAAGACTGCCTACTGCCCCGAGGCCAGAGGACGCCTCGGCCTCTCCAGGCTTGccgaagaagaaagaaaaagagcagcaGGAAGCAATTCAACACATTgatgaaatacaaaatgaaatagacaGACTTAATGAACAAGCCAGTGAGGAGATTTTGAAAGTAGGACAGAAATATAACAAACTCCACCAACCATTTTTTCAGAAGAGGTCAAAATTGATCGCCAAAATCCCAAATTTTGGGGTAAGAACATTCGTCAACCATCCACAAGTGTCCGCACTGCTTGGGGAGGAGGACGAAGAGGCACTGCATTATTTGACCAGAGTTGAAGTGACAGAATTTGAAGATATTAAATCAGGTTAcagaatagatttttattttgatgaaaatccTTACTTCGAAAATAAAGTTCTTTCCGAAGAATTTCATCTGAATGAGAGTGGTGATCCGTCTTCAAAATCCActgaaatcaaatggaaatctgGAAAGGACTTAACGAAACGTTCCAGTCAAATGCAGAATAAAGCCAGCAGGAAGAGGCAGCATGAGGAACCAGAGAGCTTCTTTACCTGGTTTACTGACTATTCTGATGCAGGTGCAGATGAATTAGGAGAGGTCATCAAAGATGATATTTGGCCAAATCCATTACAGTACTACTTGGTTCCCGATATGGATGATGAagaggggaaaggagaagaagatgacgatgatgatgaggaagaagaaggtTTGGAAGATATTGATGAAGAAGGGGATGAGGATGAAGGTGAAGAAGATGAAGACGATGatgaaggggaggaaggagaggaggatgAAGGAGAAGATGACTAA